One segment of Camelina sativa cultivar DH55 unplaced genomic scaffold, Cs unpScaffold01777, whole genome shotgun sequence DNA contains the following:
- the LOC104774176 gene encoding uncharacterized protein LOC104774176 — protein sequence MAKNSQNSSSKKKQENRICEKIFRAVTSPVRTVRRISTKPSTSHPAEAVCVKFAETSSTQAAAAKPIITKMEPKKTVIARVETTIKTDERFTDYIKKAKLKIRAMTTNHDDDAWETSETDQTREHHHVHNSHVGGRSSGRSSSSDQFSEYIKKAKMKLMSSSTIARANPTNDTYFK from the coding sequence ATGGCAAAGAACTCACAGAACAGTAGTagcaagaagaagcaagaaaacaGAATTTGTGAGAAGATCTTCAGAGCAGTGACGAGTCCTGTCCGAACTGTTCGCCGCATCTCCACCAAACCTTCAACAAGCCACCCAGCAGAGGCCGTTTGCGTCAAATTTGCAGAGACATCGTCGACTCAGGCGGCGGCAGCCAAACCCATCATTACAAAGATGGAACCGAAGAAGACGGTGATCGCTCGAGTGGAGACGACTATCAAAACGGACGAGAGGTTCACCGATTATATAAAGAAAGCGAAGCTGAAGATCAGGGCAATGACGACGAATCACGATGACGATGCGTGGGAGACAAGTGAAACAGATCAGACACGTGAGCATCACCACGTCCATAACTCTCACGTAGGTGGCCGTAGCAGTgggagatcatcatcatcagatcaGTTCTCTGAGTACATAAAGAAGGCGAAGATGAAGCTCATGTCCTCTTCCACCATTGCTCGTGCTAACCCAACTAACGATACTTATTTCAAGTGA